Part of the Thermodesulfobacteriota bacterium genome, AAAACTCACGTCGGGCCATAGGAAAGTAACTTCAGGAAATCCTTTTCCATCGGGATAGCCTGCCTCAGCCAGCCACTTCTTTGCCTGCTCGGGATTAAAATCGACCCCAATCTCAGAGTTGTATGCCAGCATATCTTTAGGTATCCAAGATGTAGTGGTAATGCCCGCGCCTTGAATTAAGTTAATAATGCTTTTCCTATCAATTGCTGCTGAGAAGGCTTTTCTCACAAGCGGATTATCAAATGGCGCCTTTTCTACATTAAACGCTATGTAGTTAGTTCTAAATTGTGGAGTAGTCGTAAAATCCTCCATCACTTTTAGTCTCGGCACCTCTAGCGGAGGAATACTCTTACTGTCTGCAAAATCAAGCTCCCCACTCTCATAAAGCGCAAGCGCAGATGAAGGGTTCTCATTCATGACCATATTCACATTTTGGATCACTGGTTTTTCGCCCCAGTAATTTTCATTGATAGTAAGAAGCATATTATCGTGATGACGCCAGCTAGAAAGCTTATAAGGCCCTACAGTCACTATGTTTTCTGGCTCAGTCCATCTTATACCGTGAGCCTCCACAATGTCTTGCCGCATTGGAAATGTG contains:
- a CDS encoding peptide ABC transporter substrate-binding protein translates to TFPMRQDIVEAHGIRWTEPENIVTVGPYKLSSWRHHDNMLLTINENYWGEKPVIQNVNMVMNENPSSALALYESGELDFADSKSIPPLEVPRLKVMEDFTTTPQFRTNYIAFNVEKAPFDNPLVRKAFSAAIDRKSIINLIQGAGITTTSWIPKDMLAYNSEIGVDFNPEQAKKWLAEAGYPDGKGFPEVTFLWPDVSFNRVIAEALQSMWKEYLGVEVKLINEEWKVYLSTINTNPPEIHRAGWGADFPDPHNFMSLFTCNSGNNRTGWCNEEYDALVEKAASETDPEKRIVLYNQAQKILTETDSPIAPFYITTQQNLIKPYVIGLVPNPLDMVLFKNVSFKEGTQNN